The Clostridium sp. DL-VIII DNA window ATTATTTAATAAACTATATTCATCTTTCATGGCTTATCCCTCCTTATGATTTAGAAAATATGCTTTTAAGTTTTCTTTTTCCTCTAGAAATTCTGTTATATAATACGGATGGTTTAATATTAAACTCTTCGCTAACTTCCTCTACCGATTCTTCTTTTACAAAAAGTTTAATAAAAAGCTGCTTATCAAATACACTAAGACATTTGAGAATTTCTTCTATTTCATATTCCAATTCATTCTTTAAAAGTTCTTTCTCTATTGTGAAATTACTTTCTATCTCTAACTCACTTATATCAATATGTTCAAGAGTCCTTAAATATTTTCTCTTATAATCAATAGCTCTATGTTTTGTTATTGCAGCTATCCAATTCTTTAAAATATTTTTTTCATTATCAAAGCTAGCTATATTATTCCATATTCCAAGATATACATCATTAATACATTCCTCATGATATTGTGGAAGATTGTATAAATGTCTCTTTACTATAGCTTTTATTAATGGTGCGTACTCATTAATAAGTAACTCCATACCTTTTTCATTTCTCTTTTTTATTAATGAGTAAATTTCTTTATCCATAACAAAATGCCCCCCTTTCTGAAAGTCTCTTACACTTACTATTACGAATAAGACAACTCAAATTCTATCAAAGAATAATATCTTTTATTTTTTTGCATCTTAATCTCTGTATTTTTAATAGTGATTCTTATATAAAAAATCTCAAAAAAATAATAGCCTTTCACGCAATTTTGAAGCTACTATTTTTTTACGATTCTTATTGATTTTATTATTCTATCAAGTTTATTTTACTTATTATCCTTTATTTATGATATGGTTCACCCTTAATTATCCTAAACCTTGTTTAGAATTTTTATTTTATCAAGTCGCACCAGCAACTTCCAATTATAAACATAATCATCACTTTAACCTTAGTGAATAAACCTCCCAAATATAAAAAAGATAGAACAATTATCTCTAAATATTCTATCTTCATTATACTTCATATTTTACAAATTTTATATTATTCCGCCCTATTATTTATAACATTTTGCATAGCTACTATATTTTATAAATTAAATTCCTTTTTATATCTTCTAAAGCTGCGATTTATTTTTACTCTCCAACTAATCCGCTTTCCTTCATCTTACTAATAAACTTTTCTGATTTCTTATTTACCTTTTCCTTTAGAAATACAGCGATTATTATGGATATGAAAAAATATATAGCTAAAATTCCTGTATCATAATATAAAGAACTCCAGACAATTCCTCCTTCTGCTTCTCTCATGCCTCCTATAGCATAAGTAAAAGGCAGCATTGGACTTATATTTTGAAAAAATTTAGGTGTAAGCTGTATAGGAAAGGTTCCTCCTGAGGCAGAAACTTGAAGTACCATTATAACAAGTGCTAAGGCTTTACCAACGTTTCCAAATACAGAAACCAAAGTATAGATTATCATGCTAAATACCAAGCCTACATACAGAGAAAATATTGAAAATATCATTGGACTTACAGCATAAGTTTTAATGAAAATAAGGTTTCCTAAAACAATAATAAAAGTTTGAAGTAATGACAGAGTAGCAATGGTTAAATACCTGCCAAAAAATTTTTTAGTCGTTCCTAGTTTCTTAACACCTTCTAAGTTCTCTACATGTGTAGATAATATAGAAAGCAATGTAAAGCCGCCAACCCAAATTGCAAGAGTGCTATAAAATGGAGTCATAGCAGATCCATAATTGGGTATAGGAAATATTCTGTTTTGCACAAGCTCTATTGGATTTGCTAAAAAGTCACTTACATTCTCCGGATTTTTTTGTAGAAGACTTGCAAGTTCGTTAAATTTTTGGTCGTCGTCTAAATTTTTAAACCTTTCAACATTGCTGTGGATTATATCCTCTGCCTTTGGGAATTTATCTTTAATATTTTTAATTTCTGCTCCTCCAAGGTCCGTACCAATATCAGCATCCTTTAGTAAATTATTTATGAGAGGAATATTATTTTTTGCATTTTCCAAAAGCGTTAATGAATTATTAGCCATAGCTGTAGTATTATCTATCAAGCTATTTATTTCTGGGGAAATAACATTGTCAAAATTACTTATTGAGTCATCTATAAGCTGTGAGGTTTTATCTATATTTTGTATTAATGAATTTACTGCATCAGAAGAAAGCTTATTCCCATTACTTAGTACAGCTTCCAAAGCATCTAAACTTAATTTATTTTGAACTAGTTGATCTCTAATATTTTCTATTTTGCTTATAAAATTAGATAATATATCACTATGTAAAATATTATTTACAGATTTAAGTATATTTATATCATTATTAATAAGAGCTATTGCACTATTTATATTATCAGTTGCAGATTTTAAATCATCCTGCTGACCTTTAACCGCTGTATCTATAGAATTATTAATCCTGTTAAGATTATTTTTAGCTGCTTCTCCATTAGCCTTTACTTCAGCTAAATCTATTTTTATGTATGGAGATATACTCTTTATTGTGCTATTAAACTTACTAAAAAAATCATTACTAGATTTAATTACATTTTGCGCGTCATTAAGCGAATTAGTTATGTTAGGTATATTCTCCTGGAGATTTTTTATGAACTTATTCATATCTACGGCTCCATTATAAGCATTATCTATATTTTTACCAATTTGAGGAAGATTACTATCTATATCACTTAATATATTCATAAACTCTTTTAGCTCTGGTTTAAGCTGTTCTAGTACAATACCATACGCGCTCATATAATTAAGCACTGCACCGCTTACTTCTTCAGTAACAGAACTGGTTATTTCGCTTTGCAAAGTGGTTAGTCCACTTTTTGTGATCTTAGGAGCTATAGCATTGATTTTTTCGTTAACTGAATAAATTAAATCAGCCTTATTAGGCTCTCCACTTACTGCCAAAGAGAGAAGGTCGTTCGAGAAATCTTCAGGCATTGTTATACTTGCATAGTACCTTCCATATTTCACTCCACTTTCCGCCTCATTTTGATCAACAAAAGTCCAGCCAATACTTTCATTATCCCTTAGTTTATCAATTACTTCATCACCAATATTAATTTCCATTCCTTTAAATTCAGCACCTTTATCATTGTTTACTACTGCCACTAACAAACCTTTAGTATTTCCATAAGGATCCCAGGAAGCTATTATGTTAATCCATGCGTATAATGCAGGTACCAAAAGAAGACCCGCTATTATACACATAAGAGGAATATTCGTTATTATCCTTTTTATATCTCTTTTATAGATTTTAAATATTGTACTCATAACCTTTTGTATACTTCCCTTCTTAAGGCACAATCAAAAAAATAACAGACCAGTATGCTTGCATATTTTGTGTCATACTGCGTCAGCAAATTTTATAATAGACCCGATTCTAAACTTATGTTTCCCTTACAGTATTAAATAATTCATCTTTTAAGACAGAAGGCTATCCGCTAAGGCCAAATAAAATAAATTTAGTTATAAAAATAAAGTTTTTGAGCAGTATAACGAAGTATTTTGGCATATTTGAAAATCTTCGCTAATAAAATTTACAAAAGCTATGTATTTATGGAGGTTATCAAATGTTAGAAAGCAGAACAAAAGTGTCTGCGACACGCTCCTTCGGAGAAATTATTATTAGTTAAATTAAAAACCATAGAGATTGCTGTTCCTCTATGGTTTTCTTCTTATAGTTTATAACTTTTGCCATATACCCCATTGTATTCTTTAGGTCTCATAACTCCGCCACATTTTTCGCATGAAAAACAAGGCGGTTCATCTATATTACTTTGATCCATCTCATCAAAGTATTCTACAACCTCCCTAGGTATATTTTCTGTTATTCCACAATTTAAACATTTATATGGTATTATATCTTTCACTTAACATCCCTCCAACTATGTTGTTGTCGGCTTTATTTTACCATATAGTACTCCTTTTGCAATTGCATATATTTCCAGGATGTTTTCTAATTTTTCTTTCCCTTCACTTATAAATTTATCTTTAAAATATTCTCGCATCGAGCCGTATCGTGGATACACTATATCATTAAATCTCATCTTACCACCACATTTAGAACATTTGCATGGATCTACCCCAAAAGACGCAAGAATTCGATATTCCCACTTTTCTATTGATTTCTTAATTTGTATTATTTTCTTATCTATCATCTTGATAAATTGATCTTTATCCTTACATCTCCTCGAATACAGTCCAAAATATCTCACCATTTTAAAATTCTTGTCTGGTATATGTATTATAACTTTTTTTATAAACTCAAAGACTGACACTTTCTCTATTATTTCTTTATTGTCTTCATGTCTTTTATATTTAAATGTTACACTTTCACCATCATACGCAATTATTCTTGATTCTGCTATCGCAGGTCGTCCAACATATCTTCCAATATATTTTGCAGCTATCTTTGCTGATTTTATTTCATTTTTAGCATGAACATAAAATCCATCTTTATTATTTTTATATATTTTGTTCTTTAATCGTTTAAAACTATCTTTATTTCCTTCTCTTTTTATTATTTCATCTAATAATATTTTTTGCCATCTCTTTCTTAATGCTTCATACGAAAAATATTTAAAATTTCTCCAGGTAGTTAGCTTGCCCTTTCCACCTTCTGTAACCATCATGTGGACGTGGGGATTCCACTTTAAATCTCGTCCAAAAGTATGTATAACTGCTATAATTCCAGGTATAAATTCTTCTTTTTTATTTTGCTTATACATCCAACTCGTAACAGCTTTAGCTGCACATTGCGGAAGTAACTTCAGCCTATCTCTTTCTCTTCCGAAGTAATTTCTAAGTTCCTCTGGTATTGTAAATACCATATGTCTATGCTTTACATTTATTAATTTTCCCAGCATTCCATTAACCCAATTATCAACATAAACCTTTCCACATGATGTACAAAATCTACTTTTACAAGTGAACCCAACTTTCTTTATTTCGCCACATTCCTTACATTTTAATTCAATATAACCATTACTTATATCCTTGCATTTCATAACTTTTTTTACTTCTGCAATAACACTAGGTCTAATTCTGTTTTTATATCTTTTATAAAATTCATTCCAATTTTCCTCTAATATTCTTCTTAATTTACTCTTAATCATTTCATCAATTTACCACATATATTTTCCTAATGCAAGTCTACACCGCGCTTTCAGCAAGCGCGATTTTTATACTTTCCTATACAATAAAAAGAGCACTAGAAAGTGCTCTTAGCAAAGGAATATATGATTTAATTAACTATTTATTCTTCTTTGTACTTGGTGGACTATCTGGTCTGGCAACCCATTCAATTTCTCTTAATAACAAATATTTGATACCTTATGCAGTAATAATTGCTATTACTTCTGCTGCTACAGTTACTTTGCTAGCTTTAGTAATATATAAAAAGTTCAGCCCTATTCATAATT harbors:
- a CDS encoding IS91 family transposase, which codes for MIKSKLRRILEENWNEFYKRYKNRIRPSVIAEVKKVMKCKDISNGYIELKCKECGEIKKVGFTCKSRFCTSCGKVYVDNWVNGMLGKLINVKHRHMVFTIPEELRNYFGRERDRLKLLPQCAAKAVTSWMYKQNKKEEFIPGIIAVIHTFGRDLKWNPHVHMMVTEGGKGKLTTWRNFKYFSYEALRKRWQKILLDEIIKREGNKDSFKRLKNKIYKNNKDGFYVHAKNEIKSAKIAAKYIGRYVGRPAIAESRIIAYDGESVTFKYKRHEDNKEIIEKVSVFEFIKKVIIHIPDKNFKMVRYFGLYSRRCKDKDQFIKMIDKKIIQIKKSIEKWEYRILASFGVDPCKCSKCGGKMRFNDIVYPRYGSMREYFKDKFISEGKEKLENILEIYAIAKGVLYGKIKPTTT
- a CDS encoding sigma-70 family RNA polymerase sigma factor, giving the protein MDKEIYSLIKKRNEKGMELLINEYAPLIKAIVKRHLYNLPQYHEECINDVYLGIWNNIASFDNEKNILKNWIAAITKHRAIDYKRKYLRTLEHIDISELEIESNFTIEKELLKNELEYEIEEILKCLSVFDKQLFIKLFVKEESVEEVSEEFNIKPSVLYNRISRGKRKLKSIFSKS
- a CDS encoding YhgE/Pip domain-containing protein, which gives rise to MSTIFKIYKRDIKRIITNIPLMCIIAGLLLVPALYAWINIIASWDPYGNTKGLLVAVVNNDKGAEFKGMEINIGDEVIDKLRDNESIGWTFVDQNEAESGVKYGRYYASITMPEDFSNDLLSLAVSGEPNKADLIYSVNEKINAIAPKITKSGLTTLQSEITSSVTEEVSGAVLNYMSAYGIVLEQLKPELKEFMNILSDIDSNLPQIGKNIDNAYNGAVDMNKFIKNLQENIPNITNSLNDAQNVIKSSNDFFSKFNSTIKSISPYIKIDLAEVKANGEAAKNNLNRINNSIDTAVKGQQDDLKSATDNINSAIALINNDINILKSVNNILHSDILSNFISKIENIRDQLVQNKLSLDALEAVLSNGNKLSSDAVNSLIQNIDKTSQLIDDSISNFDNVISPEINSLIDNTTAMANNSLTLLENAKNNIPLINNLLKDADIGTDLGGAEIKNIKDKFPKAEDIIHSNVERFKNLDDDQKFNELASLLQKNPENVSDFLANPIELVQNRIFPIPNYGSAMTPFYSTLAIWVGGFTLLSILSTHVENLEGVKKLGTTKKFFGRYLTIATLSLLQTFIIVLGNLIFIKTYAVSPMIFSIFSLYVGLVFSMIIYTLVSVFGNVGKALALVIMVLQVSASGGTFPIQLTPKFFQNISPMLPFTYAIGGMREAEGGIVWSSLYYDTGILAIYFFISIIIAVFLKEKVNKKSEKFISKMKESGLVGE